GAGGGGAATCCCAGGTGAAGAAAGGGAGACCCCAGGGGTACAGGCAGATCCCAGGGTTAGAGACGGATCCCAGGGGTACAGGCAGATGCCAGGACTCCAGGCAGATCCCAGGGTTAAGGACAGATCCCAGGGTTAAGGACAGACCCCAGGGTTAAGGACAGATCCCAGGATTCCAGGCAGATGCCAGGACTCCAGGCAGATCCCAGGGGTACAGGCAGATCCCAGGACTCCAGGCAGATCCCAGGGTTAAGGACAGATCCCAGGGTTAAGGACAGACCCCAGGGTTAAGGACAGATCCCAGGATTCCAGGCAGATGCCAGGACTCCAGGCAGATCCCAGGGTTAAGGACAGACCCCAGGGTTAAGGACAGATCCCAGGATTCCAGGCAGATGCCAGGACTCCAGGCAGATCCCAGGGTTAAGGACAGATCCCAGGGTTAAGGACAGATCCCAGGATTCCAGGCAGATGCCAGGACTCCAGGCAGATCCCAGGGTTAAGGACAGATCCCAGGGTTAAGGACAGATCCCAGGGTTCCAGGCGGATCCCAGGGTTAAGGACAGATCCCAGGGTTCCAGGCAGATCCCAGGGCTCCAGGCAGATCCCAGGGTGGTGCTGGAGCCTCTGGGACCCCCGGAGCTGCCCCACGGCCTCACCCATTCCAGGAGGTGCCGCACGGTCTCGATCTCCCCGAAGGCCGCGGCCCAGATCAGGGGCGTGAATCCTCTCTCGTCGCGTTTGTTCACCAGATTCTCACCTGGGGCAGGTGGAAGCAGCCAGGGTGAGCCCCCCGTGCTCCCAGCTACACACCAGTAAAACCAGTAAGGGCTGGAAAAACCACCTCAAGCAGCCGGCGGACGGCTGGGATTGATgatttttgaggatttttcctgtctccaaaactggaaaaatctcctccccaaaaaaaacccccatcccAATTCCAGGGGGCACCAACCTTTCCTCAGGTGCTCCTTCAGCTGCACGAGCTCCCCTTGGGCGGCCAGCTGGTGGATGGAGAGCGCTGCAAGGGACAAATCCATCAGGGAGAAACAATTCCCCGAAAATCTGGGGGACTGGGAGCTGTCCCCAACatcctggggtgtccccaggccctCCCCTTGTCCCCTTGTCCCCTTGGGCAGCGCTGCAAGGGACGAATCCATCAGGGAAAAACAATTCCCTGCAAATTGTGGGGACTGGGAACTGTTCCCAACATCCTGGGATGTCACCaggcccctcccctgccgtccccaaaatcctggggtgtccccaACCCCTCCCCTTGTCCCCTTGTCCCCTTGGGCAGCGCTGCAAGGGACGAATCCATCAGGGAAAAGCAATTCCCTGAAAATATGAGGGACTGGGAGCTGTTCCCAACATCCTGGGATGTCACCAggcccctcccctgctgtccccaacatcctggggtgtccccagcgcctcccctgctgtcccctgctgtcccctgtcccctggtGGCACCGGTGGCACTCACTGTCCAGCGTGGCCGGCAGCGCTGAGACCTCGTTGCCTCGTTGTCTGTTGGTCAAGGTGTTGGAGTGCTTCAGGGGGAAGCCTGCCAGCgacagttttaatttaatttaatttaatttaatttaatttaattctccATTGATTTGGGTTTAGTCTCTATTAATTTAAGGtttattctcttaattttggggtttttcctccaTTTATTTCGGGTCTGTTCTTGATTGATTTCAGGTTTATTCTCTGTTCATTTAGCTATTTTCTATTAATATTgggtttattttatattaatttggggtttctgttagatttatttattttttatttgttttggatttATTGTCTTAATTTTGGGTTTATTCACTGTTAATGTAGGGTTTattctatatttatttattctctatttatttatttattctctacttatttatttattctctatTAATTCTCTACTAATTTCAGGTTTATTTTCTATCCATTTATTCTCCGCTAATTTGGAGTTTATTCTCTAATAATTTCAAGTTTAATTCTCTATTAATTTCAGGATTATTCTCTATTAATTTCTGGCGtgctttagatttttttattccctatttatttatttatttgcttattcTCTATCAATTTTGGGTTTACTCCCTATTAATTCCGAgcttattatttctttattatacCCTTAATTTCgggtttattttctatttatttaaatccaCATCACCCAGTTCCACCCTCCCGTTTCCCATCCTTGCCGGGCTCTTTCTTGGGAATCCCAAAGAGTTTCCAGCCCCTGATCCGCGGTTTAATcggggaaaatccagggaaaaatgAGATTCCCATCTCCAGTTGCAGCGTGGAGCCGCAGCGACCtctcagggctggcaggaggagccGGCACCAAActctgggattgggattgggatgggatttccCACGCCTGAGGCTCGCTCCCGGGATTTTTTGGGATGAGAAGCGTTTGGAATTTCCCCCTCTGTGCCACACTCACCGTCCAGGGCCGGGGGCTCGCTGCTGCTCGGGGAATCCATGGAAGCGGCCGAGGAATTCCGCAGGCTCCCGGCTCCACCTGCAGCCCGGGAACCTCGGGGTCACCCGCGCCCGGGGGCAGCTTTCGGGGTGTCCGGGGCCGGACGGGCCCATCCAGCTCAGGATATCCCGAGCAGATCCCGGTTTCCAGGAGGATCCCGGTTTGTCCCCAACTCACCGTCCCCGCATCCCGGGAGCGCCGTGTCCCGCTCCTGCCGGGGACACGCCGAGGGgaccccgctgtcccccgggGCCGCCAGCTCCTCCGCTGCCTTTGCCCCCTCTTTTCACCCAATTCCGGGGGGTCCCGGGCTCCAGGGGGACGCCTGGAGCTCCTTTCCCGGCACCAGGATGGGCTGGGAACAGGGCGGGACAAACAGGGACATGTGGGACAGACCGAGAGACCCCGAACTGCAGCGGGGCTCGGGGTGCCCTGTGCACCCCTGATTCTCCTCATCCCTGTTACCGGGATCCCTCTCTCTGTCCTCATCCCTCTTCCTGgatccctctctctctccccatccctgttcccgGGATCCCTCTCGCcgttcccatccctgttcccggGATCCCTCTCGCcgttcccatccctgttcctaGATACCtctctctgtccccatccctgttcccgGGATCCCTCTCGccgttcccttccctgttcCTGGATCCCTCTCTCTGTTCCCATCCCCGTTCCTGGATCCCTCTCTCTGTCTCCATCCCCGTTCCTGgatccctctctctctccccatccctgttcctgGATCCCTCTCGccgttcccttccctgttcCTGGATCCCTCTCTCTGTTCCCATCCCGGTTCCTGGATCCCTCTCGCCGTTCCCATCCCCGTTCCTGGATCCCTCTCGccgttcccatccccattcccggCACTCCCGACACTCCAAACCTTCGCTCCCGGAGCTCCTGAGAActcgggacccccgggacccccccgtcccttctccccagcccctcacagccGCCTCCGCTCCCCGATCCCGATCCCCGTTCCCGGTCTCACCGCGGCCTCCGCGGCTCTCCCGTCCCTCACTCCCCGatccccgttcccgttcccgatccccgttcccattcccgatccccgttcccgttcccgaTCCCC
This window of the Hirundo rustica isolate bHirRus1 unplaced genomic scaffold, bHirRus1.pri.v3 scaffold_340_arrow_ctg1, whole genome shotgun sequence genome carries:
- the LOC120747958 gene encoding DNA-binding protein RFXANK-like, coding for MDSPSSSEPPALDGFPLKHSNTLTNRQRGNEVSALPATLDTLSIHQLAAQGELVQLKEHLRKGENLVNKRDERGFTPLIWAAAFGEIETVRHLLEWGADPHALAKERESALALASMGGYTDIVTLLLRRDVDINTYDWVRLMGYWGYWDNGDTGILG